From one Candidatus Hydrogenedentota bacterium genomic stretch:
- a CDS encoding PaaI family thioesterase, with amino-acid sequence MDKLELKAPQVIPEPGWIALQEFPVLGEGRPFLAGDKAENRLRVAYFLRENDQTVFACAWFGWAAQGPPGYAHGGSIASVFDEAMGMAVFSQGALALLASLSVQYRNKIALGTDTVIEAKILRQEGRKIFTSAVMSSQNGKILFAEAEGLYIKQEREQLKEMYA; translated from the coding sequence ATGGACAAACTGGAATTAAAAGCGCCGCAGGTAATACCGGAACCGGGCTGGATTGCGCTCCAAGAGTTTCCTGTATTAGGCGAAGGAAGACCCTTTTTAGCAGGTGACAAAGCGGAAAATCGCCTTCGTGTTGCTTATTTCTTACGAGAAAACGATCAGACGGTCTTCGCCTGCGCTTGGTTCGGCTGGGCGGCACAAGGGCCTCCCGGCTATGCCCATGGCGGGAGCATCGCCTCTGTATTTGATGAGGCCATGGGGATGGCCGTATTCTCTCAAGGTGCCTTGGCGTTGTTGGCATCCCTGTCGGTGCAGTATCGAAACAAAATCGCCCTGGGTACAGATACGGTGATAGAAGCGAAGATCCTGCGCCAAGAAGGGCGCAAAATATTTACCTCCGCGGTTATGAGTTCCCAAAATGGCAAGATTCTTTTTGCAGAAGCAGAGGGCTTATATATCAAGCAGGAACGGGAACAGTTAAAAGAAATGTACGCGTAG
- a CDS encoding radical SAM protein: MIANADQPIRTKVALINLPHTEALVRRYMCTYNSPFFFPPLELLQAASCIRKGTGASILFIDAIAEKMNEAQVSRVLAAEQPDVLIALLGVESVSTDYACAIHLARTVPHMQLGLFGYYATRFPEELLQAPEVDVVFRGDVEESCVPYVLALAQGHCPENIPGLAGRNKDSQIFINEPAYIHSFEHIPFPDYSLINRKKYQEGFMHGTFATLQISRGCPFTCAYCTSPQDQRYVTRSEEQVVQELQELADLGVKVLRFLDDTFTVNRQRVIRICKGIIDK; encoded by the coding sequence GTGATTGCCAACGCTGATCAGCCCATCAGAACGAAGGTTGCCCTTATTAATCTTCCCCATACGGAAGCCTTGGTGCGCCGCTATATGTGCACCTATAATTCGCCCTTCTTTTTTCCGCCCCTTGAGCTGTTGCAGGCCGCTTCGTGTATACGAAAAGGAACGGGTGCCTCTATTCTATTTATAGACGCTATTGCAGAAAAAATGAATGAGGCGCAAGTAAGCCGTGTGCTCGCAGCAGAACAGCCTGATGTCCTGATTGCTTTACTTGGCGTGGAATCGGTGAGCACGGATTACGCCTGTGCTATTCATTTAGCGCGAACAGTGCCGCACATGCAGCTTGGTCTGTTTGGATATTATGCGACACGCTTTCCAGAGGAATTGTTGCAGGCGCCGGAAGTAGATGTCGTTTTCCGGGGGGATGTGGAAGAGAGTTGTGTGCCTTATGTACTGGCACTTGCGCAGGGGCATTGTCCGGAAAATATTCCGGGTCTCGCCGGCCGCAACAAAGACTCCCAAATCTTCATAAATGAACCTGCCTATATTCATTCTTTTGAACACATCCCTTTTCCCGACTACAGCCTTATCAATCGAAAAAAATATCAGGAAGGTTTTATGCACGGCACTTTCGCAACCCTCCAGATAAGCCGTGGATGTCCCTTTACTTGTGCATATTGTACGAGCCCGCAAGATCAGCGCTATGTCACGCGCAGTGAGGAACAGGTGGTCCAAGAGCTGCAGGAACTTGCCGACCTCGGCGTGAAGGTGCTTCGATTTCTTGATGATACCTTTACTGTGAATAGGCAACGTGTCATTCGTATTTGTAAAGGGATCATAGACAAATAG
- a CDS encoding radical SAM protein: protein MRKAGCVRVIVGVESYSKHVLENYGKGVDPQSINKQLQLIRDAGIESFGFIIVGGPFESEADFKVTKRGVLASSLDMIAVSSIAIYGGSVMAERFRDEIEFQLIPYVSRWRDPAIEKTALARERSLYRAFYCRPFTALKLLRTMLLHPWMSLKLSLRFLHFQFLSLRSRERPDLF from the coding sequence ATGCGTAAAGCCGGATGTGTGCGCGTTATTGTAGGCGTTGAAAGTTATTCTAAGCATGTTTTAGAGAACTATGGTAAAGGCGTTGACCCGCAAAGCATAAACAAACAACTGCAGTTGATACGGGATGCTGGTATAGAGAGCTTTGGATTCATCATTGTGGGCGGTCCTTTCGAAAGCGAAGCAGATTTCAAGGTGACTAAACGCGGCGTGCTTGCTTCATCGCTGGATATGATCGCAGTCAGCAGCATTGCCATCTACGGCGGCAGTGTCATGGCGGAACGTTTCCGCGACGAAATTGAATTTCAACTCATCCCCTATGTGAGTCGATGGCGGGATCCTGCCATTGAAAAAACAGCCCTTGCCCGTGAGCGCAGTCTGTATCGAGCGTTTTATTGTCGGCCATTCACAGCCTTAAAACTCCTTCGGACCATGTTGTTGCATCCTTGGATGTCTCTAAAATTATCGCTGCGATTCCTTCATTTCCAATTCTTGTCGTTACGTTCTCGGGAGCGGCCGGATCTGTTCTAA
- a CDS encoding DUF1080 domain-containing protein codes for MMKRLLIIMAVITALCAINTYAQDWQSLTPENSLDGWRVLSGDWRITDEGVIVGKAAKDVNAWLFYEKTMFADCEVSFEFRTPVPTNGGIQLRSHWLPRMPLEDGESIEDAPRQMHGYQVNVETRKRLATGIIMEENGRGYLAEPSEEAAKALKQRDWNTVRVIARGTKIEVYLQDIFACSIEDEAFINGYLALQLNPYESTEEYTEIEYRNIRVKDFGREGNWRALFDGTSLNGWKEWGEEDWSVNEGVIWGKSGPKQSEGYLATEEIFKDFRVRGRFRIMGDGNYGLFYHSTITLRDDGYPVIAGLQGEVEPSFPGSSGWVYESYKRGWLVKPDHNTMESTALRVGEWNEIELRSDGNKITTWVNGIRVLDYTDTDQQLFEGSFALQLHTGGADGIGWNALYVRD; via the coding sequence ATGATGAAACGATTATTGATAATCATGGCGGTAATAACGGCGTTGTGTGCAATAAACACCTACGCGCAAGATTGGCAATCCCTCACGCCTGAAAACAGTCTGGATGGCTGGCGTGTGCTCAGCGGTGACTGGCGCATTACCGATGAGGGCGTGATTGTTGGAAAAGCGGCAAAGGATGTGAATGCGTGGTTGTTCTATGAAAAGACCATGTTTGCCGATTGTGAGGTTTCTTTTGAATTTCGCACGCCTGTACCGACGAACGGCGGCATTCAACTGCGCTCACACTGGCTGCCCCGTATGCCCTTGGAAGACGGAGAAAGCATTGAAGATGCTCCCCGGCAAATGCACGGCTACCAAGTAAATGTGGAAACACGTAAACGGCTGGCTACGGGAATTATCATGGAAGAGAACGGGCGCGGTTATCTGGCAGAACCTTCGGAAGAGGCTGCAAAAGCGCTGAAACAACGGGACTGGAATACGGTGCGTGTCATCGCCCGCGGCACAAAAATTGAAGTCTACCTTCAAGATATTTTCGCATGCAGCATAGAAGATGAAGCCTTTATCAACGGATATCTCGCCTTACAACTCAATCCCTACGAATCGACCGAGGAATACACCGAAATTGAATATCGCAATATCCGCGTGAAAGATTTTGGACGAGAAGGAAACTGGCGCGCCCTCTTTGACGGCACTTCATTAAATGGATGGAAAGAATGGGGCGAAGAAGACTGGAGCGTTAATGAGGGAGTGATCTGGGGCAAAAGTGGACCTAAACAATCGGAAGGCTACTTGGCAACGGAAGAAATCTTTAAAGATTTCCGAGTACGGGGCCGCTTCAGAATCATGGGTGACGGCAATTATGGACTCTTCTATCATTCAACGATTACCTTGCGTGATGACGGATATCCGGTGATCGCAGGACTGCAAGGAGAAGTGGAACCGAGTTTCCCCGGCAGTTCAGGATGGGTCTATGAAAGTTATAAACGAGGATGGCTGGTAAAGCCCGATCATAACACCATGGAATCAACAGCGCTGCGTGTGGGCGAGTGGAATGAAATAGAATTGCGCAGTGACGGAAACAAAATTACGACTTGGGTCAACGGCATCCGTGTACTCGATTATACCGACACAGATCAACAACTTTTCGAGGGCAGCTTCGCGCTGCAGTTGCACACCGGCGGCGCAGACGGTATCGGCTGGAACGCCCTGTATGTGCGCGACTAA
- a CDS encoding glycosyltransferase family 4 protein yields MKILHLVPGSGGTFYCQNCLRDHLLIRSLRQHGHDVVLVPLYLPMYGGATAADTDVPLFFGGISVFVREKVPFLRRMPDWLDRLLNLPVLLRQAAAREGTTNAAGLGSMTLSMLEGRQGNQKQEFDRFLQWLSTQPKPDLIHISNALLLGFVPALREALNCPIVCSLQDEEPWVNTMNAPYDKLCWEAMARHGREVTHFVSTSHWYGERMIKQMDLRPEQHRVIYPGIDLPSEKPTFQSAEPPLVGYLSRLNPSQGFEEVVQAFIGLKQEEELASLRLRATGGATPADLSFMENMERRLSDAGFLGDTEITWDFQSAPDAAFFQGLSVMTAPVRGGEAFGMHIIEALSRAIPVVQPHVSAYPEIVEASGGGLLYDPEEAGAFEDALREVLTNPARSKEMGEAGYAYACEAFSVERMARDTIALYEEAYDASA; encoded by the coding sequence ATGAAAATTCTTCATCTGGTGCCCGGCAGTGGCGGCACTTTTTACTGTCAGAATTGTTTGCGCGATCATCTGTTGATCCGATCCTTGCGTCAGCATGGGCATGATGTTGTACTCGTGCCGCTGTATTTGCCCATGTATGGCGGAGCCACCGCAGCGGATACTGATGTGCCCTTATTTTTCGGAGGCATCAGCGTCTTTGTACGCGAGAAAGTTCCCTTTTTAAGGCGGATGCCGGACTGGCTCGACAGACTGCTGAACCTTCCCGTGCTATTGCGACAGGCGGCGGCACGAGAAGGCACGACCAACGCCGCCGGACTCGGTTCTATGACCCTGTCCATGCTGGAAGGGCGGCAAGGCAATCAAAAACAGGAATTTGACCGCTTCCTGCAGTGGCTGTCCACGCAGCCCAAGCCCGATCTGATCCACATTTCCAATGCCCTGTTGTTGGGCTTTGTTCCGGCATTGCGTGAAGCGCTCAATTGCCCCATTGTCTGTTCTTTACAAGATGAAGAGCCTTGGGTAAATACGATGAACGCCCCTTACGATAAGTTGTGCTGGGAAGCTATGGCGCGTCATGGCCGTGAGGTGACTCATTTCGTTTCCACCAGTCATTGGTATGGGGAGCGGATGATTAAACAAATGGATCTCAGGCCGGAACAACACCGTGTTATTTATCCGGGCATTGACTTGCCGTCGGAAAAACCAACCTTCCAATCTGCAGAGCCGCCCCTTGTTGGATATTTATCGCGGCTCAATCCGTCGCAAGGTTTTGAAGAGGTGGTGCAAGCCTTTATAGGCTTAAAGCAAGAAGAGGAGTTGGCGTCATTGCGGCTCCGTGCCACAGGCGGCGCAACACCGGCTGATCTTTCCTTCATGGAAAATATGGAACGTCGCCTGTCCGACGCGGGCTTTTTGGGGGACACCGAAATCACCTGGGATTTTCAATCTGCCCCCGACGCTGCTTTCTTTCAAGGACTCAGCGTTATGACCGCGCCTGTTCGCGGCGGTGAAGCCTTTGGCATGCATATCATTGAGGCCTTATCTCGTGCGATTCCGGTTGTGCAACCTCATGTCAGTGCCTATCCTGAGATTGTCGAAGCTTCCGGCGGCGGACTGCTTTATGATCCTGAGGAAGCAGGCGCTTTTGAAGATGCCCTGCGCGAAGTACTCACCAATCCTGCGCGATCTAAAGAGATGGGGGAAGCGGGCTACGCCTACGCGTGCGAAGCCTTCAGCGTGGAGCGTATGGCACGAGATACGATTGCCCTTTACGAAGAGGCCTACGACGCCTCCGCATAA